Proteins from a genomic interval of Phocoena phocoena chromosome 20, mPhoPho1.1, whole genome shotgun sequence:
- the C20H19orf18 gene encoding uncharacterized protein C19orf18 homolog, giving the protein MDKVQSSFAILFLFLMEFPLHLCLPYAGEFKPAGQTTRLMGYMQSQRPTNVTQKPTLYAKEFQLSHVQGAFSKHRALIPHRPAIVQVITIVCIAFSIALICGITISYMIYRLVQAEEKQQLASLYKNVKIPLLGDEEEGSEDEGQDESTHLLPESEKELEKFIHSVIRSKRRKRM; this is encoded by the exons ATGGACAAGGTTCAAAgttcttttgccattttatttttgtttttaatggaattCCCACTTCATTTGTGCTTGCCTTATGCAGGTGAGTTCAAACCAGCTGGACAAACAACACGCTTAATGG GTTATATGCAGTCACAAAGACCCACAAATGTCACCCAAAAGCCCACACTGTACGCTAAGGAATTTCAATTATCTCACGTTCAAGGAGCTTTCTCAAAACACAGAG caCTGATTCCTCATAGACCTGCTATTGTTCAAGTAATTACAATTGTGTGTATAGCCTTCAGTATTGCCCTGATATGTGGGATCACCATTTCCTACATGATATA TCGACTGGTACAGGCTGAGGAAAAACAACAACTTGCATCACTCTATAAAAATGTCAAGATACCATTATTAGGAGATGAAGAGGAGGGCTCTGAGGATGAGGGCCAGGATGAGTCCACGCACCTCCTTCCAGAGAGTGAGAAGGAACTGgaaaagttcattcattcag TCATTagatcaaaaagaagaaaacgtaTGTAA